TAGCAACTTTCTCTTCGAGAGGGCCTCAAATTACTTGTCACAAGCAACCTCAGGAATGTTGAAGTGGCAGCGGACGCTTGCCATGTGATTTCAGCTGGTTCTTGATAACACAAATGAAAATCATTCTCCCCTCGACACAATTCGCAATTGCAGGTTACTACTCTAACAGCTCGAATTAATCTCCACCGCTGAGGCACGTACTTAGAGAATTAATGCAACAAATACGTTGATTTGCCGGCACGTGATCGAAGCTCAAACCATTCAGGAGTCGTTCGTTTCCTTAATTTCCATTCTGAATTGTATTCGTACTCAAGTACACCCAAACTTTGCATTCTTATTTTTAATGCATGCATGCATCATGCTTCCCGATCAGGGGAAGAAAGAGCATTAAACGCAAGTCTCCTTTCAAAATGAGTATTAATTTTCACAACTACCCCCTTTGAATTTCCTTTATAAAGttagttttaattattcacGGAGGATAAATTTGGAACATTCACACACTTTTTTAAGTTGGTTTTCCAAacaaaactaatattttgtgacatgtcaaaataaaatagagagCCAACAGTGACGAGTTGATTCTTAGAACATGTACACCAACAAAAGGTATTTTACCTACACAATAattcacttttttcattttacctattcAAATTTCTCTCAACCCCACATCAATCCTCTTTATTATACCTCTTTATCCTTATtaaatatactaaaaaaaagagagacagagagagtggtagagagagaatgagggagtgataagaaggagagagaagaagaataatattttaatggtttgctTATGAATAGTGGCTCTCTAGTTTTACCGAGAATTTTCTGGGAAGGAAAAGTATCCCAGTGTTTAAAGAGGCTTGTGCAAATGGTTTTTGTGGctttgagtaggtaaaatgactATAAAAGTGGGTTTACCTACTCTTGTGTACATGCCCTTATATAGATATATTTGTATAAGCGTATTTGTGTGTAACATAAATTACTCCGAACATCATGAATTATATATAGTATTAAACTCAATCAAGAGCACTCGTGAGCACAAAGTCTAATCCGACTCTTAACCCTATCGTCACACGAAAGGGTAAGCCCCCCATGCGATCAAGTATTATAGtatatgatatgatatgatcACCACTTGGAACACATCTATCCAATTCTACGAGACAGTCTCATCTcatttaaattaattatttccCTCACTGCATGAAGGACAGGTTTTCGAAATCCCAAAACCAATCGTATCCCTCCACGTAGCTAACCTCCTGAAACCACCCaaagagagaataaattctGGGTGCCCGTCGGATATCCTGCCCCCCCGTCATCACCCTCACTCGGATACTCCCCCAGCATATCCCCCCAAGTTCCTTTTACAAAACACCAAAGCCAAAAACAGTCTTCTTTTTTGCACTGTTCTGTCGAATATTCGCTAGTAAATTCCTCTGAAAACCTCAATAAATCCAGAGTAGAAGCTCTTATTCTACTtggtaaaaaaacaaagaagaagaagaagaagaagaattaaaCTCTTATTCTATAAGCTACTATAATTTgtttgggaaaaacagtttcACCTGGAATATGGCCGGTTTTGCGAGGGCGAAGCGGGTCACCGACCCGCTAAACGACAGAGTCAAGGCTCTGATCGTCGGGAAAGCCGGCCGTGAACCGGTCTACGCCAGCAGCGGGAGCGAGCACGGCTGCGAGGAGTACTCGCCGTGTCTCTCCGACCTCGTCCACGGCTTCCTTGAGGATGAcgccggcggcggcggaggtgTTGGTGAGTCGCCGGATTACGAGTCCGATTCCGAGCGCGATCCTTCAATGTGCGATCCGACGGACGTGATCGAGGACCTTGTAAATGCATCTGTCACGATGAACGCAGATTCCTTCAGGAATTCACTATCAGCTCACGTGTCCAACGCAGCGACGGCGTTTAAGTTTTCCTCGGTAAAACCTAGCAGATCGGTTCTCCGTCGAGCCGTGATGGCGTCTCTGAGAGAGCTAGGCTACAATGCGGCGATTTGCAAGACGAAGTGGGAGAGCTCGGGCGGATTAACCGCCGGTAACTACGAATTCATCGACGTCGTCGTCCAACCGGACCCCGCCACGTCGCAGTCCCACCGTTACTTCATCGACCTCGATTTCGTTGCGGAATTCGAGATCGCGAGGCCTACTGATCGGTACGAGCGTCTGTTGGAGAAGTTGCCCGGGGTTTTTATCGGGAGGGGTGAAGAGTTGAAGGAGATTGTGAAGGTAATGAGCGACGCGGCGAAGCGGTCTTTGAAGAGCAGAGAGTTGAGCCTGCCGCCGTGGAGGAAGAACCGGTACATGCAGAACAAGTGGTTTGGCCCGTACCGTCGGACGGTGAATGCGATTCCGGCTAACTCGCCGTCTGTTTTAACGGGTTTTGCAGTCAAGTGCCGTTCGGTTGGGTTCGACGCCGTTAATGGGCGTTTGTTTTTTCCCGCGACAACTCGTACGAGATAGGATAGGCGTAGTTTTCTGTGTACGTTTTAGCGGTTTCAATTGtaaaagtattaaaaaataaaaacgctGTCGTTTTGTGTTTCCCATGTTACATCATCGTTTCTGGTACGCGGCGATTCCACCTCGTCTGTGTAGAAAAGTTATTCGCTGCTGCCCCACCAGTAATTCTGCTAGGAAACGGATCGGAAGCACCAACAGTGCATTCGGCCACGCGGGTGCTGGAGTCGCTCCGAGTGTTGTACTTCTGTACAAATGatttgaactattcaataattaaaaaaaaaaaaaacgtatggTGTCTCAAAGAATCAGCACAATCTACAAATTAAAGGTTAAATTGAGTATCTACAAATATCAAAttcaactaattttttacaaattcaataattattttttaaaattattaaatgacTCAAATCATCCATGCCATCAATTTACATCGTCTGCCTCCCTGATCGGTTTGTTTAGACTTTTCTATTGGCGAATAGAAAGCAAAATCTTGAAGGCCCATGGGTCCCATTTTTGAACGATGACATGTCTtcaatgttgtttttttttttttttttttttcacgtctTTTGATGTGACAGTAATGAAATACAGGGCAATTTTCTGACAATAGTTGGTGTGTACTATGTAGTGTGGATGTAAAAATTTTGTGGTGGGGTACGTGTTTGGATAAGGTTATTGTACTGCTCCTAGGATAAGGCCAATGACTCTTGCTCACTTGCGAAGGGCCTTCTGTCTTTTCCAGTCCATTTGTTAGTGGTCAAAACGGTCCATTTGTTAAGGGTTTTTTAATGGAAAAATAACTGTCTaaaacatgttttgataattaatatccgtcaatgacaaactaagaacatttgttaatattgaaaatattCTTTACGGGTATTAACTATCGAAACACATCCTTAGCCGTCACTCTcccttttttaattaaatttcacAAGAGTGAAGGAGATATAGAATGACGAAAGACATAATAGAAGAGGGATTATTATGTAACCATTATCCAAGGGTTTattattagttttataataaGATTTATTTGGGTTGGAGGGATATGGATGAATAATGGCATTTTCTTAAATGAGCATAGCATATCTTTTCAGATTAGATGATGAtagattttctatcaaaaaagaaagtcaCTAGTCTTCTCGGATATAGGAGTATAATAACAATTGATCGGAGGACCTTTCAGGCATATTCTGATACCTTTGGGGGTTTACTTATTAGTTAAAGACTTTGAGGGTTTACTATTTATTAAAGACTTCCCAACTCTACTTCCATCATTGTCATGGTGGGGCCTCCCAAGTAATTTTGGAAGAACATATGTGAAAAAATACTTAGAATAGACCGCGCACAAGTTTGTGTGGATATTTTATTTAACTGTATTTTATGCCGTATTATGGCTCTCCATCAACAAATTAAAATGTTTGCAAGTCCCGTTTGAAAAAGAATGGTAGGtgtcgttccgctttctttttaaacctttttttttttaaaatgtaatttcaaacgcaaaaatataataaaaagtaaaaaatatttttttaaattttttt
The sequence above is a segment of the Rhododendron vialii isolate Sample 1 chromosome 13a, ASM3025357v1 genome. Coding sequences within it:
- the LOC131312714 gene encoding uncharacterized protein LOC131312714, with translation MAGFARAKRVTDPLNDRVKALIVGKAGREPVYASSGSEHGCEEYSPCLSDLVHGFLEDDAGGGGGVGESPDYESDSERDPSMCDPTDVIEDLVNASVTMNADSFRNSLSAHVSNAATAFKFSSVKPSRSVLRRAVMASLRELGYNAAICKTKWESSGGLTAGNYEFIDVVVQPDPATSQSHRYFIDLDFVAEFEIARPTDRYERLLEKLPGVFIGRGEELKEIVKVMSDAAKRSLKSRELSLPPWRKNRYMQNKWFGPYRRTVNAIPANSPSVLTGFAVKCRSVGFDAVNGRLFFPATTRTR